CCAGATGAAGAAGACGGTTTATTCGGATTTGTAAGTGAAGGCAAAGGATTAGTCGGTATTCACGGGACCGCATGGTGGATCGGCGGTCGCGCTATGGATCTTATCGGGGGGGCTTCCAATTGGCATCCACCCGGCTCAACCTTTACTGTCCATATTGAGGATGACGCGCATCCAACGACCCAAGGCGTTGAAGATTTTGATGTGGAAGATGAGATTTATATCTCTGCACACGACCCGCATATTCATGTCTTGGCATCCGCTGAGTGGTTCGGCAAGGCGCATCCTATGGCGTGGGTAAAGCCCTACGGTTCCGGACGCGTCTTCTACACGACTTTAGGACATGGACCAGGCACCTTCGAGCGCGCGGGTATGCAGAAATTCCTCACGCAAGGCGTGAAATGGGCAGCCGCATCCTAACGAACATTCTGTGAGGCGAGGCATAAATGCCTCGCCACGCCACATTATCGCATACACACATGCAGACACTAAAAATCACAGACATAGAG
The DNA window shown above is from Candidatus Poribacteria bacterium and carries:
- a CDS encoding ThuA domain-containing protein; this translates as MSKILVLSGENHRFNASASVIHDFLSEDADISATLADDKGILASSELQTYDACVFGTGFTRTERQEDGSVARVSDLTPDEEDGLFGFVSEGKGLVGIHGTAWWIGGRAMDLIGGASNWHPPGSTFTVHIEDDAHPTTQGVEDFDVEDEIYISAHDPHIHVLASAEWFGKAHPMAWVKPYGSGRVFYTTLGHGPGTFERAGMQKFLTQGVKWAAAS